From the genome of Deltaproteobacteria bacterium, one region includes:
- a CDS encoding ABC transporter permease encodes PGDPAQIILGIQATPENLQELRHKLGLDQPLAVQYWNWLSSLVRGDFGRSITYEVPISTLIASRLQVTIPLAILAIFFAVIFSIPLGIYAAIHRNRPGDYGVMIFSQIGLAIPAFWAGILFILFFAVHLQWFSAGGVKSWTETPLGALKSLILPALSLGLIRAAVLARLTRSCMLEALGEDYIRTARSKGLAETMVVYKHALRNALIPVVTIVGLQMGELLAGAIVIENVFNLPGLGRLIFLAIGQRDLPVVQGVSLLIAFFIVIVNFGVDVIYGVVDPRIRVGERKEIRI; translated from the coding sequence CCCGGGAGATCCGGCCCAGATCATTTTGGGGATTCAGGCCACCCCCGAAAATTTACAAGAGCTGCGCCATAAATTGGGACTGGACCAGCCCCTCGCAGTCCAGTATTGGAATTGGCTTAGCTCGTTGGTCCGGGGAGATTTTGGCCGGTCGATTACTTATGAAGTCCCCATCAGCACCTTGATCGCCTCTCGCTTGCAAGTAACCATTCCCCTGGCTATCCTTGCTATATTTTTCGCCGTCATCTTCTCCATCCCTCTGGGAATTTATGCGGCCATCCACCGCAACCGACCCGGGGATTACGGGGTGATGATTTTTTCCCAGATTGGACTTGCTATACCAGCCTTCTGGGCCGGGATCCTTTTTATCCTATTCTTTGCCGTTCACCTGCAATGGTTTTCGGCAGGGGGGGTCAAATCCTGGACGGAAACCCCGCTGGGGGCGTTGAAGTCTCTTATCCTTCCGGCTCTTTCTCTCGGTCTTATCCGAGCCGCGGTGCTGGCCCGCCTCACCCGTTCCTGCATGCTGGAGGCCCTCGGGGAAGATTACATCCGTACCGCCCGCTCCAAAGGTCTGGCAGAAACAATGGTTGTATACAAACACGCCCTGCGCAACGCTTTAATTCCAGTGGTAACCATCGTCGGCTTGCAGATGGGGGAACTATTAGCCGGAGCCATCGTGATCGAGAACGTCTTCAATTTACCCGGACTGGGCCGACTGATTTTTCTGGCCATTGGCCAGCGGGACTTGCCTGTAGTTCAGGGGGTAAGCTTGCTGATTGCTTTCTTTATCGTAATAGTGAATTTCGGGGTGGATGTGATTTATGGG